The genomic DNA TGCAAAGCAGGAAACGTCACCATGCGAAACCAATAGCGCTCTAGCAACAGTGTGATTAACAGAGCGCTCAGCACTAAAATAGCGCCAAGCACCCAGCCACCCGAGTTTAAAAACTCACGTAATAATGTGCCGGCTTGTGACCAATCAAGCAGCATCTTTAAAGTCCTGCCGTTGCTCTCTGCGATCGGCTAATAAAGCCGTGCTCTTTTGCTGCAGAATTTGCAAAATTCGTCGGGTACGGGTGCTTAATAGGTTGTGACTAAACAATAAGGGGATCGCCACAATCAAACCCACAACGGTGGTAATCAACGCTTGCGAGATCCCCCCGGCCATCAGCTTCGGATCGCTAGTGCCAAACAGGGTTATGCTTTGGAAGGTGCCAATCATTCCGGTTACCGTGCCCAATAAGCCCAGCAGCGGCGCTACCGCAGCAAACAGCTTAATTAAACTTTGGCCACGCTCTAAACCGGGCATTTCTTCAAGTATCGCTTCCTCAATACGCAAACTTAAATCATCTACCGCTAAATCACTGTGCTGCGCTTTAGTTAATACTCGGCCCAGCGGATTATTGGTATTTAATTGGCCTATGTTGGCCAACTGGCGTTTAACTTTCAGCTCGTTTAGCCACAGCGCGACAATTCGCCATAAGGCCATTAACAAACCAATCGCGCCCAAACCAAGAATAATATAAGCCACTACCCCACCTTGTTTGAGGCGAGCCAGTAAGTCGGGGGTTTGTTCTAACATCGCCAATAACTGGCCGCGGGTCACATCCACCAGCAGAGCAGCGGGCTGTTGGCTATTAACAAAAGCCTTGGCCTGAGACACTGCGCTAGCGCTGGGTTGGCGAGGCAGAACTTGCACTTGATTTAATTGGCTTTGCCAACGCAGAAACTGCCCCTCTTGGTCAATCAGTTGAAAGTTACCCAGGCGCAGTAGCGAACGGCTTTGGCTTTGCCCGCTTGGGCTCACCACTTCGCGTTGAAAACGCACCGTTTTACCTGATTCGCTCAGTTCATGATGCAAGGTCACCCACAGCGCCTTAAATTCCTCTAGGCTGGGAATACGAGCTTGATCGGCAAAGGCTAAACGCTGCTCGCGCTGTGGAAATTGCGCACTAACTAAAGAATCTTTCAAGGCTCCCTGGGCCTCACTGGCCTGCTGCTTAATTACCCCAAATACTTCACCTAACTGGCCGGTGCGCTGAGTTAACAGCTGCTGCTGTTCTGTTAAGCGCTCTTCATTATTGTCGAAGCTGGCCTTTAGCTGCTGTTGGCGTTGCTCGGCCGCGGCTAAGCGCTGCTGGCTTTGTTTTAATAGGGCCTGTTGCTGGGCTAAGTCTTGTTTAAACTCATTCAAGCGCTGTTGGTTGATTTGGCTATCATGACCACTGATATCCTGCGCTACTTTATCCCAGCTACGACTGGTGATTTCACTCTGTTGGGCATAGCTACTAAGACTAAAAACGACACTAAGAATAATAATGGCTGCGCGCATTACTGAGCCTCCACGGCGGGATTAACAGGAAGAGTTAACAACTGAGGAATCGCTTGCTGCCAAGCCACTTGCATAGCGCTGCGTAAGCTCTGGTTATAACTAGCATCAAGTGCTTGCCAACGCTGCGCCTGAGCGTCCCACAGGGCACTGTATTTAGTATCAAGGGTTTGGCAATACAGGGCACTACGACCTAAACGGAAAAAGTTTAACTGTAAGGACTCACCCGCATTGCTAGTTTCAACAAAGGGCAGTTGCGCGGCAGGCAATTGCGCCTGATAGGCTTCAATAGTACGGCCGTATTCAATTTCGATTTGATAGGCCTCTAAGACTTGGCGATACTTTTCTGCCAAGCTCACATCGGCGCGCTGTAAATTGGCATGCAAGCGATTGATGCGCCGAGCACGTTCCTTAGCTAAAAACGGTAGGTCGTGTTCAATAAACTGACTCAGGGCCTGCAACATATCCACCAGCAAAGGCAAGGCCGCCTGCTCGGTGGCGGCTAGCGAGTCTAATTGCAGCGCTAAATCAGCCAACTCCTGCTGTTGCGAGTTCACCATTAAGGCTAGCTGTTTGTTGTAGGCTTCTAGCAAATCGGCTTGTTGTTGGTTTTGCTGATAGCTCAGCATAGCCACTTGGCTTTGCTCGTCGAGCTTATCGATTTGCTGTTGATTGTGTTTATTGTTCTGGTGGGTCTTTATCGTGGTAGCTAGGCTGTTATCCAGCCCACTCGCCAGCAGTGAACTGCTCAACAGCAAACTACTCACTGCTGCAAGGTGCTGTAAAAACTTGAAAATCTTCATTGTATTACCATAAATGTATTTACATAGTGGGCTTAGCTGCAAGCCTAACAAGGCAAAAACTCACACCACCCTCTAGCCAAGTGTTGAACTGGGCCTTTGTTTTATTCAATTCCGCCCTTAATGGGCATCCCCTTAATATTTAACAACAAAATCTTCACATTAAACCCTAAAATTTAATACAAATAAGAATTGTTATCATTTGTATTTGATAATATCATACCGCCCATCAATTTAAAGAAAAAACTCCATACATGATTAGAAAACAGGAACGCTTAATAACAATGAAACGGACTCAACTAGCGATATTGATTACTGCGCTTGTCAGCCAAAGCGCCCTTGCTGAACAGCAAGAACCATCACTTGAAGTGGGCGAAACAATGACCGTAGTGGCACAGCAAGGCATTGCCAATTCCACCACCACGGGAAGTAAAATGGATGTGCCGATCAAAGAGCTGCCCTTTTCTGTCGCGGTGGTCGATCAACAATTCATCCAAGACACTGGAGTGAAAAACATCCAAGATGCCTTGTTATATACCTCTGGTGTATATGCCGGCACCTTTGGCTTAGACTCGCGCGGAGACTGGACTAAGATTCGCGGAGTGGCCCCCACCCAGTATTTGGATGGAATGAAAACCAACTTCGGCAACTACAATAATACTCGCCCCGATCCTTTTAGCTTAGAGCGCATAGAAATATTAAAAGGCCCCTCTTCAGTACTCTACGGTCAAGGCTCTACCGGCGGCACGATTAACTTGGTATCCAAGCTACCTCAGCAACAAGCGGCTCATCAACTATGGTTGCAAGGCGGCTCTCATCAGCGTAAGCAGGTGGCTATTGACTCAACAGGCCCCATCGCTAACAGCAAACTGCTTTACCGCATTGTAGGTTTAGCTCGTAAGGCCGATACTCAGGTAGAACATACCGAAGATAATCGCTACCTGATTAACCCCTCGTTAACTTGGATGATCAGCCCTGAGACCAACCTGACATTGCTGGCCAATTTCCAAAAAGATGAAACCGGCACAGTATTGCAATTTGTGCCTGCCGAAGGCAGCTTATACGCAGGTCCCAATGGCCAATACATTGCCAGAAGCACCTTTTTAAGTGAGCCTGGCTGGGATGGTTACGACACCGAACAAACCTCATTTAGTGCGTTATTTGATCACCGTTTTAATGCGATTTGGTCGTTAGCCGCAAACGCCCGTTATACCGATAGCGAATCAGATTACCGCTCGATGTGGTCACTGCCAACGGGAGCGACTAATCCCGATGGCACGCCAATTTACTACCTGCCAGATGGCAGCATTAACCGTGCGGCTTACCACAAACAAGGCCAAAGTAAGGTATTTAATGCCGATGTTCGTGCCACCGCTAACTTCCTCACAGGCAATGTAGAACACGCCCTATTAATGGGAATAGATGCCCAACAAGCGAAAACCCGCGATGATGTTTG from Agarivorans gilvus includes the following:
- a CDS encoding MotA/TolQ/ExbB proton channel family protein, translated to MRAAIIILSVVFSLSSYAQQSEITSRSWDKVAQDISGHDSQINQQRLNEFKQDLAQQQALLKQSQQRLAAAEQRQQQLKASFDNNEERLTEQQQLLTQRTGQLGEVFGVIKQQASEAQGALKDSLVSAQFPQREQRLAFADQARIPSLEEFKALWVTLHHELSESGKTVRFQREVVSPSGQSQSRSLLRLGNFQLIDQEGQFLRWQSQLNQVQVLPRQPSASAVSQAKAFVNSQQPAALLVDVTRGQLLAMLEQTPDLLARLKQGGVVAYIILGLGAIGLLMALWRIVALWLNELKVKRQLANIGQLNTNNPLGRVLTKAQHSDLAVDDLSLRIEEAILEEMPGLERGQSLIKLFAAVAPLLGLLGTVTGMIGTFQSITLFGTSDPKLMAGGISQALITTVVGLIVAIPLLFSHNLLSTRTRRILQILQQKSTALLADRREQRQDFKDAA
- a CDS encoding DUF3450 domain-containing protein, encoding MKIFKFLQHLAAVSSLLLSSSLLASGLDNSLATTIKTHQNNKHNQQQIDKLDEQSQVAMLSYQQNQQQADLLEAYNKQLALMVNSQQQELADLALQLDSLAATEQAALPLLVDMLQALSQFIEHDLPFLAKERARRINRLHANLQRADVSLAEKYRQVLEAYQIEIEYGRTIEAYQAQLPAAQLPFVETSNAGESLQLNFFRLGRSALYCQTLDTKYSALWDAQAQRWQALDASYNQSLRSAMQVAWQQAIPQLLTLPVNPAVEAQ
- a CDS encoding TonB-dependent siderophore receptor, coding for MKRTQLAILITALVSQSALAEQQEPSLEVGETMTVVAQQGIANSTTTGSKMDVPIKELPFSVAVVDQQFIQDTGVKNIQDALLYTSGVYAGTFGLDSRGDWTKIRGVAPTQYLDGMKTNFGNYNNTRPDPFSLERIEILKGPSSVLYGQGSTGGTINLVSKLPQQQAAHQLWLQGGSHQRKQVAIDSTGPIANSKLLYRIVGLARKADTQVEHTEDNRYLINPSLTWMISPETNLTLLANFQKDETGTVLQFVPAEGSLYAGPNGQYIARSTFLSEPGWDGYDTEQTSFSALFDHRFNAIWSLAANARYTDSESDYRSMWSLPTGATNPDGTPIYYLPDGSINRAAYHKQGQSKVFNADVRATANFLTGNVEHALLMGIDAQQAKTRDDVWYGSGGTINPYAPVYGNVPSGYTISPGAENTNSQLGLYVSDQITLQRASINAGLRYDSTKTETDGSSISPSDQAFSGRLGAMYHFDSGVSPYLSYSQSFEPQGTVNDANSGQTLYLDPLRGEQYELGLKYQPEGQDLLATLAVYDIAQSNRAQADPNGGIRSLAEVSIRGAEFEVNKQWQQFELLASYTYQQTEDKQNGHRLAYIPDQLASAWASYRFSDRLEGLRIGLGSRYVGDTTDGSDLYSVPAYTVFDAMVAYQTGQWELSADAKNLFDKNYVAYCSSSGTCGYGEGLYVTANARYNF